TAAAAAGATGTTAATGATGCATGTACGGTATGGAAAATGAGCTTTAATTTTACCTTACAGAATGAAACCATTGAAGCTTCACCTGAAACtgagaaatgtcatttttgtatTTGGGACACTGGGACTTTTATGCACCACTGTCATATTTTTAAGAGGAAATGGAGAAAAACAAGAAGCAGGACTATCGTTGAGGCAGCAGCTGACAGTAAAATATGGCATTAACTGCACTAAAATTTATGAAATGGAACCAGTGGAAGTGGGTAAATCCTTAGTCATCCGCAAGCAAAAAATCTACAAAGGATTAACTGATGCAGCGATCGCAAATGCCACCATTGACTGCGAATGGTTTGTATCATCACAGGGCTACAATGACATTCAGGTCACTGAGTCCGAGCGTGAATTTCCTCTTGCTTACTCTTTAGTTGTTCATCAAGATGCCGCTCTTGTGGAAAGACTCCTGAGGGCCGTTTATGTGCCGCATAACATCTACTGCATACATTATGATCGAAAGTCTTCCACTGACTTTATGTTAGCAATGAACGGTCTGGCCCGCTGCATCCCAAACGTCTTCATTGCCTCAAAACTGGAGAGAGTTCAGTATGCAGGAATCTCACGACTCAGAGCGGATCTGAATTGTCTGTCAGACCTCCTCGATTCTGAGGTCAAGTGGAAGTACGTCATCAACCTGTGCGGTCAAGATTTCCCACTGCGGACAAACGCTGAGCTGGTGTCAGATCTGAAGGGTCTTAAAGGCAGAAACATGGTGGAAAGCAAGTGGCCTGGAGGAAAGAAAATCCGCTGGAGTGTTCATCATCTGCTGAAAAATAATGATTCAGAGTACTACGATTTTCCAGTCAGTACTCCAGAGGAGAAACCTCCACCACCTCACAACATAGAGATGTTTGTAGGCAGCGCTTACTTCACTCTCTCAAGggaatttgtgtattttgttcACTGGAGTTCCCTTGCCAAAGATTTCCTGGCTTGGTCTGAGGATACATTCTCACCTGATGAACATTTCTGGGCAACTTTGGTTCGTGTGCCTGGAGTGCCTGGTGAGGTGCCGAGATCAGATCCGGAAATCTCCGAACTGATCAGTAAAACTCATCTGGTGAAGTGGTCATATTTAGAAAATGATCTTTACCCAGAATGCACTGGAGTCAGTGTGCGTTCTGTCTGTATTTATGGTGCTGCTGAGCTCAGATGGCTCTTAAACTACGGTCACTGGTTTGCTAATAAGGTGGATCCAACTGTGGACCCTGTTCTTATTGAATGTTTAGAAGAAAAACTTGAAGAAAAACGGCGGAGACTCGCAGTGAATTGACCTCGTTTTCATCATTGAGGAATTGTTTTGGAATTTAAAACAAAGTTGAGCCATTTATTGCGGAAAGTAGTTTAAAAATGCACTTTATGTTGTTATACAGTAAAAGTGTTCCTGAAGATGTGATTTAGCCAACATGATGTGCAATTCTCTTGTTATGATTTGATGAGACAAAATGTGAATTTTATTATGTGGGTTtgcatttacacactgttttcaacaacaacaacaaaaagaaaaactatatatttattttcatttactttagGGACATGAGAATgcacacttttttaaaaagcagaagGTTAAAAACATGATGCataaacatccatgcacacaaaAGCAAGTTTATAAATGAGTGTGTTCAGTCttcaagcatgtgtgtgtgagaacttGACAAAACAACAATGCTGGACTACAGAGCACTcgtgtttaaaaatatatgatatgTTAAATTCCTATTACAATttcatattatacattttatttgggATTCTTATCgtgttagaattttttttattctctggTTGGAAAATCTTAAATTGTGTCAtctatgttggcgtgggtttcctcggggtgcttcagtttcccctaaagtccaaagacatgcactataggggaattgaataaactaaattgtccacagtgtatgtaaatgagtgtgtgtagatgtttcccagtactgggttgcagctgaaagtccatccgctgcgtaaaacatacactggaatagttggcagttcattccgctgtgatgacttctaaaatagagactaagtcaaaaaaaaaaaaaaactgaatgaatgaatgaaattgtgtCATCAAGCTTGACAATCTACTCTCAGGTCTGTTACCAGCAACCGACTATGCACAGCTAATGAGTTAGCTCAAACAAACTGGATTATTAACGAGTCACTTGCACTATAACTGGTAATGCTCTGtgatgctttttttgttttttggtctcTGTAATGCTGCTTGAAGTTCCTGTAAATATCATGTTGGACGACAGTCTGtaattacttttacattttttaaaaacatcttcagGGGCCATTTTAGTCTCTCATAACGTTTGATCACAAGTTTGATTATGATCacgatagagatagatagatagatagatagatagatagatagatagatagatagatagatagatagatagatagatagatagatagatagatagatagatagatagatagatagatagatagaatagacagacagacagacagacagacagacagacagacagacagacagacagacagatagatagatagatagatagatagatagatagatagatagatagatagatagatagatagatagatagatagatagatagatagatagatagatagatagtgttaATTGTCAGAGAAAAATTTGCTTGTTTTGCATCTGACTATGCAGGAATAATGCAAATGAAGTAAACACAACCCCATAAAAAAGTAGAACTAGACGACATTTGCATGTTGCAATTCCTCATTTTACTGGTTTTGGTTTTGAAGGCTTGTGAATGATGGAGCTGTTTTCTGTAATCTGTCATTTCTGTACTTTACAGCAATTTTGCACTGTGCTTATCTAGCATTTGATAAATAACTACTGCCATGTTCAATAGAAAATCTATTTTTGCATTTGGCCAAACTGtcctttatttttaaagcattcccTTTTGATGAGAGAAAAAAGAATGCTCCTTATTTTCACTTTACATTTTTTCCATGGAAGTTTTTCAAATTTCGTAAAATTTAAAGGTTTGGGTTTATAATCCTTTTTATAATCATTCCTGCTTTTCTGATATAATGATTAATTTGATAAAATAACTATTTGATACTGCTAACCTaaaatatctttgttttatttgtttattgataaAATTGTTGAGTGCATATTTTTGAAATTTTGCTTACTGAATgtaataaattatcataaaaaggGGTATATTGTAGTAGTGTTTTCAATATATAGTGAAACACTAAGGTCCTGACCATTCTTGTACTGACCAATTGTTTTCTATTGTTTATACGCAGAGCAGAATGATTTGGcataaaatctaaatcttgattaataaacaatttatttatttgtttatttatttgttgcccTCCTCATGATAAGTTGTGTATAGTAAATATGCATTATATAACAAGTAGTGTCTGCTATATAACAAAAACAGCATCTGctgtttatgattattttttgaaAATCAATGTTGaccaactgaaataaaaacacatgttgcctaaaaccaacagtcactattttttcttataaaaaagtgaaaatgaataaCTATTACTTTTGGaaagtaaataattcattttcaatgttttttcatattaaaagtagataATAAGCCGTATcttatctaaataaaataactcttaaaatactgtttatttccATTGTAACATTTCTCTATTGTATTTGTCTTTTTATTCATGAATTAGATTTTATGCTGACGCACACACCGACAGAATCATCCCAAACACAACAATTATagattctttccaaatagatattcaagtcatttggtgaaattgtattcatattgcaatatatatatatatatatatatatatatatatatatatatatatatatatatatatatatatatatatatcatttgaataaaataacacgtggatatcctgtaaataatattttaaacagtgcatttcttgcatcttctgtaaacaaatatttttatgtaaataataattttaatgtaatggaaaatatgcatctctggcgcagcttccaatcatcatcaATATAGTGCAAAGTACGACTCAAGAATGGATTCATCGTTCTTGTCACAAGGAAGACACTGACAGCAGAGATGTGGTCATAAACAGGTGGatggtcaaaggcaggcagcagacaacttaaaacaaacaaaacaaagcaaagaccGGTGCAAGACAAGACAAGGGAACCGCGTCTTAATGTTCACAGTGACTGTATAACAAGCCTCAgcaactgatgtgtgtgtgtgtgtgtgtgtgtgtgtgtgtgtgtgtgtgtgtgtgtgtgtgtgtgtgtgtgtgtgtgtgtgtgtgtgtgtgtgtgtgtgtgctacttttaaagtccatgtaatcagttctgaACAGCTTTAGCTGTGTATGTTAGCAATCAGTGGGAAgccggaacaggtgtgagtgtgtggtgcatgactggatcttgttgTCCATATACCGGCAGATTTGTAATTCTATGTGATTTGTGAGTTGTCAGATGTGGCAGCAGAAGAATAAACATGaggtcatgtgactccacacatggtagggaaaaaaatgtaaaaaattgacctggaaaaattagatcgattatatGTTCTGAATGTCGATTCCTTTTCAATTTATTGCCCAGCCCTCAGTGTATCACCAGAAACCATTttgttttgcatgtgttttttttttgtttgcctcTTAAAGTGTTGGAAGCTGTTGACTTGCATTTTCTAAATCATTATAGACCACACCTAAAAATCTTCCATAAATACTctactgaagtaaaaaaaaaaaaaagtatatctaCTGTATATCTTCTATGACCCGACGGTGAATAAACTAGCAACAAATTAATATTGttgtgtgaaaaatcccttgaACATTTCTAATTCTTTTAGAGTTTGTCGCTCCATTTGAGACTTGTACATGTTTGAATTCAGCTCGTAGGGGTCTGCATTCTAGATCCTGATGACACTCAAGCAAAGAGCTGCTTGTTTGTTGTCATCCGGCATGAATTCAATGAGATTCATATGACTGAAGCATGTGATGAGTCTCTGAAAGAAGACTCGCAGAGGAGAACAGGTTAGGAAAAGATGACAAGAATGCTTTCACAGTGTTTCAAGTGATATCATTATTTGaataatttgcatatttgtgTGGGGTGTGGGTTGGGGGTTCGGGTGGCTTTGTGCGTGATGTGGTCAAAGGTAAATCTATTTCAGTTGTTGTAAAGAATGTCTGAAGTAAAGAATGTCTGAAGATTCTGTATGGCCACTTAtgtaaaatcaattttaaaaattatcTAAAATATTTGCATATGCTTCACATATAGTCAAATAAACATTCTTGTCCAGGCACTGGCTTAACTTGACTTAAGGTGCCAGGTGAGGGCCAAAGTATAGTGTTTTGCTAGATGCAAGGGCTTTGGTGACATCACAGATGATATGCAAATTCATttcctttttaaatgtcaaaaaaaccCATTTATTTTGCTACGCTGGGTTaagttacattttattatttgtggTTGAgattgttttacctgctttccaTGAACCTAAAGAGCAGATGtgcaaattgtgtgtgtgtgtgtgtgacctagTTAAAGCACACTTCAAACTGCATTCACAAATGTAgtttatatgcatgtatgtaaaaatataaaataaaacaatgtatcccccaaaaaatctcaagaattgtattgtttcagctcattctaAGTACACGACCTGACGAAAGtgttgtcacctatccaagttttatccaaataataccttgacttctaggtaatgatttagtatcagaagtgcctcaatattacgcttattttaccaaaataaaatgtgaccacgacttgattttatttaatttaattaggaaagtaaggtctgactttgcttagacaaaagtcttgtcatttaacagaaataatgtacaatatagaatataaagtgatGGTGCAGCGGAAAAcgaaataatattgtgtatgactcccatgagcttggacgatcatccatccatctctgcaacgactcaaataactttttaatcaagtcatctggaatgccaaagaaagcatTTCTTACcagactcccagagtttatcaagattctttggattcatcctgaacaccttcatcttaccccagacatgctcaataatgtttatgtctggtgactgggttggcaccttgaccttttttgctttcaggaactttgatgtggaggctgaagtatgagaaggagcgctatcctgctgaagattttgccctctcctgtggtttgtaatgtaatgggcagcacaaatgtattgatagctcagactgttgatgttgaaaTATTGAGTCCATGCGggctccaataggtcttctgcagtatttgttttGATTGGGATGCGTTCCAcaaatgattcatcagaaaaatctaccttctgacacttttccaaatgatcaaatagaagtcaagttattatttgttgctcttacaactgggattaacgactagacttttgtcaggtagtgtaattttcatttttttttttttatatttttgagtgtacataattaagttgtcccctaaaaactcaagaattgtgtagaTTTAGCTAAATTTAACATATGTAAGTTGGAACAAGCagaaaaaaaccttttttttttaaaatcaattaaaaaatctGCTAAATGAGAAATTGTGTCAAATGTAGTGTTTCTGTTTTGAAGGTGTACTATGAATTTATGGAGTTTTCAAGTTGTTTTGTAACAAAAGTTGTTTCGTAAGACAAGAAAACTGCATGACAAAAATAAGTAAAGCGAAGGTTCTGTTATTGTGTGTCTCAACACTCACCCTGTGGCTTGTCTGTTTCCATAACGTATTTCCTGTACTTCACTCTCAAATTGCATCGGTGTGAGCTTGAAAACAATTCAGAGCTTCTGATGAAGCAGGGGAGTGCCTCACACTTTTACAACAGTGCTGTATGTTACAGTTCACTTTGcactttaaagcacacttttgagaATGTTTGCAGTGTTAATAGTGGTGCTTCTATCCATAAATGCGATTCAAATGGCCACCTTTTACTCAGGTTTTGAGCCATGTGTGTTTGTATTGTCAACAAAAAAGAAACTACGTCACAGAAGCCATTATTAACATATACAATATTAAAGCTTTTCAGTTAGCACgagattgttttaaaatgtagttGTCAAACACTTAAGTTGTTCTTGGCCTAAAGCCAATCAAAATCAACATGGCCTGTACAGTATCAAACTCATTTGATCAAGAACAAAACGACTATTAAATAAGTTGTCCATAAACATTTTTGTGAGGACAGCATCTATTCAGAAAGTTGCTGTAGAGTTGTGAGAAACAAAAGTTTACTATGTTATGTTTGCTCAAGTTTAGTTCAATTTACTTCATCTTTTTGGTCATGAGATCAACATGTTTGTTGTGCTTTAAATTGTAGAGAcccaatattaaataaacatcCCCATAGATAGCACAAATGAAAGTAGTTTACACCATATTTCACAACTGTTTTGAAAAGAGCTAAGAATTGAGATAAATCAGAAGATGCTAATTTAACTGAAGGTAATCTTTACTTATATGATAATACATTAATACACAGAGATCTCACTGAAACCTCACAAAAAGATTCAGCAGCATGTGGATACGTCCAGATGAATGAAATGAGCAAAATTATGCTATGCATTTTCACTTCCAACGTTTTGCAAAATATACACTTGTACATTTTGTAAAATGTCCTAAGTTGGCACGAACGTGTTTGATAGTATAACTGACAAATAACcaaatttaaagggcacatatgatGAAAAttaacttttggaagctgtttggacaaatcTGTGAGCAGTTATAGTGTGTCCACATTCATATTAGAGTGATAGAAACAAAGTAAGTCTCTCTTtatatttcctgatgttaaaataagatccaaattCCTGCAATGCTAAGGCCCACATCAACTTGTTGTAGGAGTTTGGTTTTTCCCATCCAACGAATTAATTGACAGCcgaatattacagtttttctcagtcgctttggtgcatttctcactaagctatttacatttgcacaacagttaatgcatttctcaaaacagttagccatttgtgcacatcctagtagcagtttctcattcttttcaacaaattgtgaatgcttttggacaagcatcggttgctttcatacaactctctgctatttataacattatcatttgcttatgtcatgtcagtcaaaatgaactaaacttgtaaatgctgaatagtcattctatataaaactaatagtcctcattacttgagtcattacatacaaaaatggtgaactagttgtcaaaatctgtcaaactaaatttataaaacaaatttaaatctttttttccggaaagtgtctttaaaattgaacaatttgatgaatgatttacagacctgtgtatgttgtaggctcagttccaatatgtactgcaatattgtgtacagttgtgcacagctctacccaaagggagtttatgtttgttgtaaataagggtgtatttattcttttgcacaatgctgtgaatgaattagaattgtaaagagcaaatgcagtaaaaatgtgtaacatac
The genomic region above belongs to Danio rerio strain Tuebingen ecotype United States chromosome 21, GRCz12tu, whole genome shotgun sequence and contains:
- the gcnt4b.2 gene encoding beta-1,3-galactosyl-O-glycosyl-glycoprotein beta-1,6-N-acetylglucosaminyltransferase 4, which produces MKPLKLHLKLRNVIFVFGTLGLLCTTVIFLRGNGEKQEAGLSLRQQLTVKYGINCTKIYEMEPVEVGKSLVIRKQKIYKGLTDAAIANATIDCEWFVSSQGYNDIQVTESEREFPLAYSLVVHQDAALVERLLRAVYVPHNIYCIHYDRKSSTDFMLAMNGLARCIPNVFIASKLERVQYAGISRLRADLNCLSDLLDSEVKWKYVINLCGQDFPLRTNAELVSDLKGLKGRNMVESKWPGGKKIRWSVHHLLKNNDSEYYDFPVSTPEEKPPPPHNIEMFVGSAYFTLSREFVYFVHWSSLAKDFLAWSEDTFSPDEHFWATLVRVPGVPGEVPRSDPEISELISKTHLVKWSYLENDLYPECTGVSVRSVCIYGAAELRWLLNYGHWFANKVDPTVDPVLIECLEEKLEEKRRRLAVN